A region of the Curtobacterium flaccumfaciens pv. betae genome:
CCGGAGCCTCACCGTCGATCGCCGTCTTGGCGGTGCGGAGGAAGTTCGACACCGTCACGCCGGGGATCTCGACCGGGTACTGCATCGCCAGGAACATGCCGGCACGGGCGCGCTCGTCGACGCTCATCGCGAGGACGTCCTCGCCGTCGAGGGTGATCGTGCCACCGACGACGTTGTACCGGGGGTGCCCGGCGATCGTGTACGCCAGGGTGGACTTGCCGGAGCCGTTCGGCCCCATGATCGCGTGGATCTCGCCCTCGTTGATGGTGAGGTCGACACCCTTCAGGATCTCCTTGGTGCCCTGATCGGTGTCGATCGAGACCTTGAGGTCACGGATTTCCAGAGTGGACATTGCGTTCCTTCGGTTGCAGCTGTGGTGCGGCGTCAGCCGCGGGAAGTGTTGGGGTGCTCAGTCGACCGGGACGACGTCCTGCACGTCGACGTAGACGTCGCCGTCGCGGACCTCGACCCGGAAGACCGGGACGGGCTCGTAGGCCGGGAAGTTCTGCGGCTTGCCGGTGGTCAGCGAGAAGCGGGACCCGTGGGCCCAGCACTCCAGCGAGTCACCCTCGACGAAGCCCTCGGCCAACGAGATGTCGCCGTGCGTGCAGGTGTCGCCGATGGCGTGGACCGTGCCGGACGAGTCCTTCACGATCGCGACCGCCGTGCCGCCGACGACCACCCGCATCGGGCTGTCCACTGCGATGTCGGCTTCGGCGCAGACCTTCTCGGCCATCAGGCGCTGGCCTCCGCGCCGTCGGACTGCGCGGCGCCGGCTTCGGCCGGTGCGGCGATGACCGAGCGGCCCTCGGCCAGCTCCTGCTCGACCGCGGCGATGAGGCGCTCCTCGAGCTCGGGGGCACCGATCTTCTGGATGACCTCGACCAGGAAGCCGAGCACGACGAGGCGCCGGGCTTCTTCTTCCGGGACGCCGCGGGACTGCAGGTAGAACAGCTGCTCGTCGTCGAAGCGACCGGTCGCACTCGCGTGTCCGGCGCCCTCGATGTTGCCCGTCTCGATCTCGAGGTTCGGGATGCTGTCGGCGCGGGTCCCGTCCGTCAGCACGAGGTTGCGGTTCTGCTCGTACGAGTCGGTGCCGTCGCCGGCGCGGCCGATCAGGACGTCACCGATCCAGACGGTGTGCGCGCCCTGACCCTGCAGCGCGCCCTTGTAGTTGACCCGACCGCGCGTGTTCGGCGCGTCGTGGTTCACGTAGACCTGCTGCTCGATGTACTGGCCGGCGTCGGCGAAGTACACGCCGTACATCTCGGTGTCGGCGCCCTGCGCACCGAGGTGCGTCGAGGGGTTGACCCGGATGACGTCGCCGCCGAGCGAGACCACGACGTGCTTGAGGAACGCGTCACGACCGACCTCGGCGAAGTGCGTCGCGACGTGCACGGCGTCGTCGTCCCAGTCCTGCAGGCTGACGACGGTCAGTCGCGAGTTCTGCTGCGCGACGATCTCGACGTTCTCGCTGAGCAGGGCGCTGCCGCGGTTGTCGAGCACGACGATGCCCTGCGCGTTCGGCTCGGCCGTGATGACCGTGTGCGCGGCGCGGGGCTGCGACCCGAAGTCGGAGCGCGTCACGGTGATGAACTCGTGTGCCTCGGTGGCCTTGATCGTGATCGCCAGCACGGCGTCGCGCGCGGTCCAGGCCGCGGCCGAGGCGCGGTCCTCGGGCAGCCCGGCGGAGCCGACGCGGGGGTCGTCGCTGCGACCCCACTCGACGTCGGCACCCTCGGACTGGCGGGCGAGGTACGGGTAGGCGGATCCGTCGAGTCCGCCGTCCAGCAGCGGCTGGAGCTTGGCGAGCGGCGCGAACTTCCAGTTGACCTCTCGGCCGGTGACCTTCGGGAACGCCTCGACGTCGCCGGACTGGAACCGCTCGGAGCGGGTCTGGACCGGCACCTTCTTGTCGGGGGCGTCCCAGCCGCCGTCGGAGTGGGCTCCGGCGCCGTGCTGGATGCCGCCCTGCGCTGCGGCAGCGGGCTCGATCGGCTGGTCGATGTGGGGAGGGGTGGTGCTGGACATCTAGCCGACGGATCCTTCCATGCTCATCTCGATGAGCTTGTTGAGTTCGAGTGCGTACTCCATCGGGAGTTCGCGGGCGATCGGCTCGATGAACCCACGGACGATCATCGCCATCGCCTCGTCCTCGGCCATGCCGCGGGACATGAGGTAGAAGAGCTGCTCCTCGCTGACACGCGAGACCGTGGCCTCGTGCCCCAGCTGCACGTCGTCGACACGGATGTCGATCGCCGGGTAGGTGTCGCTCCGGCTGATCGTGTCGACCAGCAGGGCGTCGCAGCGCACGGTGTTGGCGGCGTGGTGCGCGGCCGGGTCGACCCGGACCTCACCGCGGTAGCCCGCACGACCGCCACCACGGGCGATCGACTTCGAGACGATCGACGACGTCGTGTACGGCGCCATGTGGATCATCTTCGCGCCGGCGTCCTGGTGCTGACCGGGGCCCGCGAAGGCGACGGAGAGCGTCTCGCCCTTGGCGTGCTCGCCGGCGAGGTAGATCGACGGGTACTTCATCGTGACCTTGGACCCGATGTTGCCGTCGATCCACTCCATCGTCGCGCCCTCGTGTGCGATCGCACGCTTGGTGACGAGGTTGTAGACGTTGTTCGACCAGTTCTGGATCGTCGTGTACCGAACGCGGGCGTTCTTCTTCACGATGATCTCGACGACGGCCGAGTGCAGCGAGTCGGACTTGTAGATCGGGGCGGTGCAGCCCTCGATGTAGTGGACGTACGAGTCCTCGTCCGCGATGATCAGCGTCCGCTCGAACTGGCCCATGTTCTCGGTGTTGATCCGGAAGTACGCCTGCAGCGGGATCTCGACGTGGACGCCCTTGGGGACGTAGACGAACGAGCCACCCGACCAGACGGCCGTGTTCAGCGCAGCGAACTTGTTGTCACCGGCCGGGATCACGGTGCCGAAGTACTCCTCGAACAGCTCCGGGTGCTCACGGAGCGCCGTGTCGGTGTCCATGAAGATGACGCCCTGCTGCTCCAGGTCCTCGCGGATCTGGTGGTAGACGACCTCGGACTCGTACTGGGCGGCGACACCGGCGACGAGGCGCTGGCGCTCGGCCTCGGGGATGCCGAGCTTCTCGTAGGTCGCACGGATGTCCTCGGGGAGGTCTTCCCACGACTGCGCCTGCTTCTCGGTGGAGCGCACGAAGTACTTGATGTTGTCGAAGTCGATGCCCGTCAGGTCGGCGCCCCACGTCGGCATCGGCTTGCGGCCGAAGAGCGACAGCCCCTTGAGGCGGTTCTTCAGCATCCACTCGGGCTCGTTCTTGAGGTTCGAGATGTCGGTGACGACCTCTTCCGAGATCCCACGACGGGCGGAGGACCCTGCCGAGTCGGAGTCGGACCAGCCGAACTCGTATTGGCCGAGCCCTTCGAGCTCGGGACGGTCGATGAGCACGTCGGACATGGTCTCCTCGTTTCCTTCTCGCGGGACAGCGTTACAGGTGTGAACCCGTGGCGTCTGGACGCCATTCCACCGCGGACCGCTGACATGCGGACCCGGTGCTGCTCCCTCGCAACGACAATGGTTCCACGCAGTCCGTGGAGTGATCGGCGATCTCGGCCCATTCGGAGCCGGCGCCTGCCTAGACTTGACTGCTGCTGAACCCTCGAATCCTACAGGTTCACCGCACGGAACAACAGGAAGGCACCACCCTCGTGACACGCGTCGGATCCCCCGTCGAGCAGGATCTCCGGACCGGACGGTGGTGGTCGCTCCCCCGCGTGGTCGACCGTCGCGTGGTCGCACTGGCCTGGGCGTCCTTCGTGGTCGAGGTCGTGCTGATCGGCACCGGAGGCCTGGTGCGCCTCACCGCCTCGGGCCTCGGATGCCCCACCTGGCCCAAGTGCACGGCGGATTCGCTCGTCTCGACGCCGGAGATGGGCATCCACGGCATCATCGAGTTCGGCAACCGTCTGCTCACCTTCGTGCTCGTGATCGTGGCCGTCGCGATGTTCCTCGCGGTCGTCCGGATGCTGCGCACGCGCCCCGAACTCTTCTGGCTGGCGTTCGCTCAGGGCGTCGCGATCCCCGTGCAGGCCGTCATCGGCGGCATGAGCGTCTGGACGAACCTGAACCCCTTCGTGGTCGGGCTGCACTTCGTCGTCTCCGCCGCCCTCACCTCGGTGACCGCCGCGCTGGTCTACCGCACCACGCACGGCCCGCGCACCGCCCAGCGGCTCGTCCCCGGCTGGTACACGGGTGTCGTCCGCGGCACCGTCGCCGCCGTCGTCGTGACCGTCCTCGTGGGCATCCTGACCACCGGCAGCGGCCCGCACGCCGGAGCCGACGCCGCCGTCGACGGTGGCCGCCTGCACCGCACCGGGTTCGACCCGGCGGTCATGGAGCACGTGCACGCCTGGCCCGCGTACGCCCTCTTCGCCCTGACCCTGGTGCTCGTCATCGGAGCCGTCCGCCTGGGCCGACCGAGCAAGTGGCCGCTGCTGCTGCTCGCCGTCGAGTTCCTGCAGATCGCCGTCGGCCTCACGCAGGCGCGCACCGGTCTGCCCGTCGGGCTCGTCGGCACGCACATTGTGCTCGCCGGGCTGCTCGTCGGTGCGGTGACCGCCGTGGTGCTGTCGACGCGGGCCTCGGCCGGCCGAGACGCCGTCCGGGAACCCATCGACGCCTGACGCCCGGGCGCGTCGCGCGCTTGACACCCGTTCTCCGACACCCCACGAGTCGTTCGACTCGT
Encoded here:
- a CDS encoding non-heme iron oxygenase ferredoxin subunit encodes the protein MAEKVCAEADIAVDSPMRVVVGGTAVAIVKDSSGTVHAIGDTCTHGDISLAEGFVEGDSLECWAHGSRFSLTTGKPQNFPAYEPVPVFRVEVRDGDVYVDVQDVVPVD
- the sufD gene encoding Fe-S cluster assembly protein SufD translates to MSSTTPPHIDQPIEPAAAAQGGIQHGAGAHSDGGWDAPDKKVPVQTRSERFQSGDVEAFPKVTGREVNWKFAPLAKLQPLLDGGLDGSAYPYLARQSEGADVEWGRSDDPRVGSAGLPEDRASAAAWTARDAVLAITIKATEAHEFITVTRSDFGSQPRAAHTVITAEPNAQGIVVLDNRGSALLSENVEIVAQQNSRLTVVSLQDWDDDAVHVATHFAEVGRDAFLKHVVVSLGGDVIRVNPSTHLGAQGADTEMYGVYFADAGQYIEQQVYVNHDAPNTRGRVNYKGALQGQGAHTVWIGDVLIGRAGDGTDSYEQNRNLVLTDGTRADSIPNLEIETGNIEGAGHASATGRFDDEQLFYLQSRGVPEEEARRLVVLGFLVEVIQKIGAPELEERLIAAVEQELAEGRSVIAAPAEAGAAQSDGAEASA
- the sufB gene encoding Fe-S cluster assembly protein SufB; this encodes MSDVLIDRPELEGLGQYEFGWSDSDSAGSSARRGISEEVVTDISNLKNEPEWMLKNRLKGLSLFGRKPMPTWGADLTGIDFDNIKYFVRSTEKQAQSWEDLPEDIRATYEKLGIPEAERQRLVAGVAAQYESEVVYHQIREDLEQQGVIFMDTDTALREHPELFEEYFGTVIPAGDNKFAALNTAVWSGGSFVYVPKGVHVEIPLQAYFRINTENMGQFERTLIIADEDSYVHYIEGCTAPIYKSDSLHSAVVEIIVKKNARVRYTTIQNWSNNVYNLVTKRAIAHEGATMEWIDGNIGSKVTMKYPSIYLAGEHAKGETLSVAFAGPGQHQDAGAKMIHMAPYTTSSIVSKSIARGGGRAGYRGEVRVDPAAHHAANTVRCDALLVDTISRSDTYPAIDIRVDDVQLGHEATVSRVSEEQLFYLMSRGMAEDEAMAMIVRGFIEPIARELPMEYALELNKLIEMSMEGSVG
- a CDS encoding COX15/CtaA family protein, coding for MTRVGSPVEQDLRTGRWWSLPRVVDRRVVALAWASFVVEVVLIGTGGLVRLTASGLGCPTWPKCTADSLVSTPEMGIHGIIEFGNRLLTFVLVIVAVAMFLAVVRMLRTRPELFWLAFAQGVAIPVQAVIGGMSVWTNLNPFVVGLHFVVSAALTSVTAALVYRTTHGPRTAQRLVPGWYTGVVRGTVAAVVVTVLVGILTTGSGPHAGADAAVDGGRLHRTGFDPAVMEHVHAWPAYALFALTLVLVIGAVRLGRPSKWPLLLLAVEFLQIAVGLTQARTGLPVGLVGTHIVLAGLLVGAVTAVVLSTRASAGRDAVREPIDA